A window of the Candidatus Cloacimonadota bacterium genome harbors these coding sequences:
- a CDS encoding 2TM domain-containing protein, with protein sequence MNDEQLYDKAKKRVEEIKGFYSHLIVFILVNVGLFLLNYFTSKGTWWFYWPLLGWGIGLVIHGFNTFGTHLFLGQDWEDKKIKELVEKYKEKE encoded by the coding sequence ATGAATGATGAACAACTCTATGACAAAGCGAAGAAAAGAGTGGAAGAGATAAAAGGATTTTATTCTCATTTGATTGTATTTATTCTTGTGAATGTTGGTTTGTTTTTACTCAATTATTTCACATCAAAAGGAACATGGTGGTTTTATTGGCCTCTTCTCGGGTGGGGGATAGGATTAGTAATTCACGGATTCAATACGTTTGGAACCCATTTGTTTTTAGGGCAAGATTGGGAAGATAAAAAGATCAAAGAATTAGTAGAAAAATATAAAGAAAAAGAGTAA
- the tsaE gene encoding tRNA (adenosine(37)-N6)-threonylcarbamoyltransferase complex ATPase subunit type 1 TsaE, translated as MDLKSIHLQKETKFIAYSPEETQKIAAGFSQILKIGDVIGLEGELGAGKTFFVQQVAEALNCKDFVTSPTFVIMNEYEAKIPFIHFDLYRIENELELENIGFSDFLNQSGVVFIEWYEIAKSFLPDNLITVKFKILDKKTREITISRNKK; from the coding sequence ATGGATTTGAAAAGCATACATTTACAGAAAGAAACAAAATTTATTGCTTATTCTCCGGAAGAAACGCAAAAAATTGCTGCCGGATTTTCGCAAATTCTTAAAATTGGTGATGTAATCGGGCTGGAAGGTGAGCTTGGTGCGGGAAAAACTTTTTTTGTGCAACAAGTGGCAGAAGCATTGAATTGTAAGGATTTTGTAACAAGCCCGACTTTTGTAATAATGAATGAATATGAAGCGAAAATTCCTTTCATTCATTTTGATCTTTATAGAATTGAGAACGAATTGGAATTGGAAAATATTGGATTTTCAGATTTTCTCAACCAAAGTGGAGTTGTTTTCATCGAATGGTATGAAATTGCAAAATCATTTTTACCGGATAATCTGATCACCGTAAAATTTAAAATATTAGATAAAAAAACACGCGAAATTACGATTTCACGAAATAAAAAATAA
- the add gene encoding adenosine deaminase has translation MKMTKELIMKLPKTDLHVHLDGSVRISTILELAEKDKVKLPSTKIKELKRKISGENAASLEEYLEGFAITLSVLQTEESLFRSAYELAEDSAKENIRYTEIRYCPLLHTNKGLGLTAVSNAVLDGLKQAERDFNITTGLIFCGMRNMSPEISVRLASLATTYKNKGVLGFDLAGQEMNFPAKEHREAFDLALKNNLNITIHAGEGYGPESIHQAIHYCGAHRIGHGTRLIEDGDLLNYVNDHRIPIEICLKSNLDTHTVSSYERHPLSIFYDLGLRVTLNTDNRLISNTDITNEFMLAVEHYNFDYPKIKNLIINGFKSSFLPYREKALMLKEVLTELEQIEREEMKTKKVDYDDKM, from the coding sequence ATGAAAATGACAAAAGAATTAATTATGAAATTGCCTAAGACGGATTTGCACGTCCATCTTGACGGTTCGGTAAGAATCTCAACGATTTTGGAACTAGCGGAAAAAGACAAGGTCAAACTTCCCTCTACAAAAATTAAAGAACTTAAAAGGAAAATCTCCGGTGAAAATGCAGCAAGTTTGGAAGAATATCTCGAAGGTTTTGCCATAACTTTGTCGGTTTTACAGACTGAGGAAAGTTTATTTCGGTCTGCTTATGAATTGGCAGAGGATTCAGCAAAAGAAAATATCCGCTACACGGAAATCAGATATTGCCCTCTCTTACATACGAATAAAGGGCTTGGACTAACTGCGGTTTCGAATGCTGTTTTGGATGGATTAAAACAAGCGGAAAGAGATTTCAATATCACAACAGGTCTAATATTTTGTGGAATGAGAAATATGAGTCCGGAAATTTCGGTTCGTCTTGCAAGTTTGGCAACCACCTATAAAAATAAGGGAGTGCTTGGATTTGATTTGGCTGGACAAGAGATGAACTTTCCGGCAAAAGAGCATCGGGAGGCTTTTGATCTTGCTCTAAAAAATAACTTGAATATAACCATCCACGCGGGCGAAGGTTATGGACCTGAAAGCATTCATCAGGCAATTCATTATTGCGGTGCTCACAGAATTGGTCATGGAACGCGGCTCATTGAGGATGGAGATTTGCTAAATTATGTAAATGATCACCGTATCCCCATTGAAATTTGCTTGAAGAGTAATTTGGATACTCACACTGTTTCTTCTTATGAAAGGCACCCGCTTTCAATTTTCTATGACCTGGGTTTGCGAGTTACACTCAACACGGACAATAGACTTATTTCAAACACAGATATTACAAATGAATTTATGCTGGCAGTAGAGCATTACAATTTTGATTACCCGAAAATAAAGAATTTGATAATTAACGGATTCAAAAGTTCATTTCTACCCTATCGAGAAAAAGCACTTATGCTGAAAGAAGTTCTTACAGAATTGGAACAAATCGAAAGAGAAGAAATGAAAACTAAAAAAGTGGATTACGACGACAAGATGTAA
- a CDS encoding response regulator produces the protein MKEIKVLWIDDEIEMLKPHILFLEEKNYRITTSSNGNDGIKLVEENNFDIVLLDEMMPGLDGLETLTEIKKLNETLPIVMVTKNEEEGLMNKAISHQISDYIIKPINPNQVLMSLKKIVMSEEIRRERTGEEYAKFSAWYNRKMFTQPELEDLFEIFLSFVEWDIKLDNLNYDDLLQIHSYERKNFNSEFSNFIKSNYVNFVQENKYAMSHNIVEKYVIPKISKKKPTYFIVLDCLRADQLLAIRPYLEELFNVDISYYLSILPTSTPYARNAIFAGMLPKNIAKRFPQYWQGDDSPETSRNRYEHFLVDDLMKRKNVSLPKGSKYTKILNQEEGEYVTKKIPSYKNERFIVLVYNFLDMLLHHRFKDEVLREMLPNDRALRSLTKIWFLNSNLYKSLKLIAKQDATVFITTDHGSIKVEHASKVISDKKATPGLRSKHGRNVSCDENHAMRINDLGKIGIPAAGLVDSFIFAKGDYYFVYPTDYNEYKKKFHGTYQHGGISMDEMILPIATLTTKK, from the coding sequence ATGAAAGAAATAAAAGTATTATGGATTGACGACGAGATTGAGATGTTGAAACCGCACATTCTCTTTCTCGAAGAAAAAAATTATCGCATAACCACCTCCTCGAATGGAAACGACGGGATAAAACTCGTGGAAGAAAACAATTTTGACATCGTTCTCCTTGATGAGATGATGCCCGGTTTGGACGGACTCGAAACTTTGACCGAGATAAAAAAACTAAATGAAACTCTTCCGATTGTAATGGTTACAAAAAATGAGGAAGAAGGTTTGATGAACAAAGCGATTTCGCACCAGATATCCGATTATATTATCAAGCCTATCAACCCGAATCAAGTTTTGATGTCTCTGAAAAAAATCGTTATGTCAGAAGAGATACGGCGAGAGCGAACCGGTGAAGAATATGCAAAATTTTCTGCGTGGTATAACCGAAAAATGTTTACCCAACCGGAACTTGAAGATTTGTTTGAGATATTCCTGAGTTTCGTGGAATGGGATATTAAACTTGATAATTTGAATTACGATGACCTGCTTCAGATTCATAGCTACGAGCGGAAAAATTTCAATTCTGAATTTTCAAATTTCATCAAATCTAATTACGTAAATTTTGTACAGGAAAACAAATATGCGATGTCTCACAATATCGTCGAAAAATATGTGATCCCGAAAATTTCAAAGAAAAAACCCACATATTTTATTGTTCTCGATTGTTTGCGAGCAGATCAACTTTTGGCTATTCGACCATATCTTGAAGAACTTTTTAATGTGGATATTTCCTATTATCTTTCCATTCTGCCCACCTCTACGCCCTATGCACGAAATGCCATTTTTGCCGGAATGCTGCCAAAAAATATTGCAAAAAGATTTCCTCAATATTGGCAAGGTGATGATAGCCCCGAGACAAGTAGAAACAGGTATGAGCATTTCCTTGTTGATGATTTAATGAAGAGAAAAAACGTTTCGCTTCCCAAAGGGTCAAAATATACAAAAATTCTTAATCAGGAAGAGGGGGAGTATGTAACAAAAAAAATACCGAGTTATAAAAACGAGAGATTTATTGTGCTCGTCTATAATTTTCTTGATATGCTTTTACACCATCGTTTTAAAGATGAAGTTTTGCGAGAGATGCTTCCTAATGACCGAGCGTTACGTTCATTGACGAAAATCTGGTTTCTAAATTCTAATCTCTATAAATCGTTGAAATTAATTGCAAAACAGGATGCAACCGTTTTTATTACTACTGATCATGGTTCCATAAAAGTTGAACATGCTTCCAAAGTGATTTCCGATAAAAAAGCTACACCCGGATTGCGATCCAAACATGGAAGAAATGTTTCCTGTGATGAAAATCATGCAATGCGAATCAATGATTTGGGCAAAATCGGAATTCCGGCTGCTGGACTGGTTGACAGCTTTATTTTTGCAAAAGGAGATTATTATTTCGTCTATCCCACCGATTATAACGAATATAAGAAAAAGTTCCACGGAACATATCAACATGGTGGCATTTCGATGGATGAGATGATTCTGCCGATTGCGACTTTAACCACAAAAAAGTAG
- the glmM gene encoding phosphoglucosamine mutase translates to MTKLMKSVSGIRGIVGESLTVDRILGFAKRFGTFCGKGKICVGRDSRTTGKMFFNAVSAGLMSVGCDVVDLGICPTPTILLAVENSDAVGGLAITASHNPPEWNALKLVNDSGTFLTEKQSEKFWAIADSEICEKKWKDIGQLSSDETAIDRHIQSIMNLDLIDLEAIKERKFKVVIDSTNGAGGLCSPKLLEKLGCEVTELFSEPTGIFSRVGEPTAENLIKLEELVKDTNADVGFATDPDVDRLAIVSENGKALGTEYSLLLSEDYILSQIVKLGIIKRNIATNLSSSMASDDIAEKYGVKVFRSKVGEINVAEKMKENNCAIGGEGNGGIIFPDLHFTRDAPMGMALILSSLVKSEKSVSELANEIPVYVIRKTKTPISDDFDFLNFSEKIKKLYPNQKFDTTDGLKIIDKKFWIHIRKSGTEPIMRIIAESGSKKKSDNLIADIKNLL, encoded by the coding sequence ATGACGAAATTGATGAAAAGTGTTTCCGGAATTCGGGGAATAGTAGGAGAATCATTAACGGTTGATCGGATTCTCGGCTTTGCAAAAAGATTTGGAACATTTTGCGGAAAGGGGAAAATTTGTGTGGGGCGCGATTCTCGCACAACCGGAAAAATGTTTTTCAATGCGGTTTCTGCCGGCTTGATGTCTGTTGGCTGCGATGTTGTAGATCTGGGGATTTGCCCCACTCCAACTATTCTGCTTGCTGTGGAAAATTCCGATGCTGTGGGCGGACTTGCAATTACTGCGAGCCACAATCCGCCGGAATGGAATGCTTTAAAATTGGTTAATGATTCGGGAACGTTTCTTACTGAGAAGCAATCCGAAAAATTTTGGGCAATTGCAGATTCAGAGATTTGCGAAAAAAAATGGAAAGATATAGGACAATTAAGTTCCGATGAAACTGCGATTGATCGTCATATTCAAAGTATTATGAATTTGGATCTAATTGATTTGGAAGCGATAAAGGAGAGAAAATTTAAAGTCGTAATTGATTCCACAAATGGAGCAGGGGGATTGTGTTCACCCAAACTGTTGGAAAAATTGGGCTGTGAAGTCACAGAATTGTTTTCTGAACCAACCGGAATTTTTTCGCGGGTTGGCGAACCGACTGCTGAGAATCTAATCAAACTTGAGGAATTGGTAAAAGACACAAATGCTGATGTCGGATTTGCCACAGATCCGGATGTAGATAGATTAGCCATTGTTTCAGAAAATGGTAAGGCACTTGGCACAGAATATTCTCTCTTGCTTTCTGAGGATTATATCCTCTCTCAAATTGTAAAATTGGGAATAATAAAAAGGAATATTGCCACAAACCTTTCTTCATCTATGGCGTCGGATGATATTGCAGAAAAATACGGGGTTAAAGTTTTTCGCTCAAAAGTTGGTGAGATCAATGTGGCGGAAAAGATGAAAGAAAATAATTGTGCAATCGGTGGCGAAGGAAATGGTGGAATTATTTTTCCTGATTTACATTTTACCAGAGATGCTCCAATGGGGATGGCTTTGATCCTCTCATCTTTAGTGAAAAGCGAGAAATCGGTTTCTGAACTTGCAAACGAAATTCCAGTTTATGTAATTAGAAAGACAAAAACCCCCATTAGTGATGATTTTGATTTTCTTAATTTTTCGGAAAAAATAAAGAAATTATATCCCAATCAAAAATTTGATACAACAGACGGATTGAAAATTATTGACAAAAAATTTTGGATTCATATTCGAAAATCCGGCACAGAACCGATTATGCGAATTATCGCTGAAAGCGGTTCAAAAAAAAAATCGGATAATCTTATCGCAGATATAAAAAATCTGTTGTGA